The Cylindrospermum stagnale PCC 7417 genome segment TGGGTGGTGAATTGTGCCTCTTCTTCTGGTGTCAATTCTAAACGAGCCAGAAGAGCTACTTTGCGAACTTGCTCACGATCAATCATAATTTAGTCATTTAGTCACTAGTCATTAGTCAATAGTAAATGACCTTTGACCAATGACCAATGACTAATTCAGCTAGAAGAATACGTCGATTTGCGATCGCCCAGTGGTTTTTAACCAGTTTTGGGCTTCGATGTAGTTATTGGGAGCCATGCGAATCGCTCTAATCCAATAGTCTGCGGCTTGATCAAACAGCGCTTCACCGCCATCGTGATCTCCAGCTTCTTTAGCCTTTTCGCCTTGGTAGTGAAAAATCACAGCGATGTTGTTTAAGGCTTGGGGTAGCCGGGGATTTAACTCAATTGCCTGGTGATACAATTCTAAAGCCTTGTCGTGGTCGCCGTTACTGGCATAGATCAGCCCCATATTGTAGAGAATATAACCGCGATCGTTCGAGTCTTCCTCTAGGGTTAAAGCTTCTTCGTAGTACTCTAAAGCTTCGGCATATTCTCCTTCTGCCTGGGCCGACATGCCATCTCGGTAATAAACAAACGCTTCTTTGGCTTTTTTATTCGTTGGCAATATCTTCAGGATGATATCGGCCATCACTGTAAAGGATTTGTCAACAAAGTTATCGTTTTTTTGTGTTCTTGGCATATTGCCTCTATGGTTTTACAGCGATTAACGCAAAAAATGCCTTTGGACTGTCAGTCACTGGCTCACAAAGCAGACTCTCTAAATTCCGCTGAAGCAGGCTTTGTTTAGCCGCGAATTCTCACTCTTTCTGGTATTTTTGCAATTAGTATTCTCAATAGTTAATTTAACTGATTTGCATTCTTGATTATACTCACTTAGATGATACATTCGACGAGACTATCGTGCTAAAAGTAGTTCACCCCGGTGTGAACTGGGTCTGGATCGGAACACAATAGGGTTGGTAGTGGTTCAGGCGTTTGCACTTGGTTAAAAACTAGATTGGTCGGCTAACAACACCAGAGATGCCCTACTCCTCAACTATCTCATGCCCTCGCTAGTCTACAGCTACGTCTTCACCCGCCTGATATGCCGCTACTATAACGCGAAAGGTTGAGAGAGAAAGATGCGAAAAAGTTAACCCCGAACCTAGATGATGAAATTCACACTCTTTGCTTGCAGAAATATGTAACACTGTTGCCACTATTTGCCTAGGTGCGATGTTATGTCCGGTGGGAAAAACCGGCACTTCCTGGATATGGAAAAATTGGGCAAAAGCTGCTGCTGACTGGTTTAAAGTAAATATTGCACAGGTATTTTTATTCTCAACCACTGACTAAAGTTTAATGTAAAAATACTAGAAATAAATAATGCTTTTGGAGTTTATATTGTCAGAATAAGGTCAAATATGAAGAAAAATGTCTCCGGTTTTAGGGAAATAATTTGGTAGAATATTTTATCTTAAACTCTTTATTCTCAACACCTCCCTCACCATAATTATTTGGGCATGGAAACGCTGCGCTTGTACGATTTTTTACTTTCAGGTAATTGTTATAAAATACGTCTTCTATTGACACAAATGGGTATGCCCTTTGAGAGGGTAGAAGTTAACATCATCAACGGCG includes the following:
- a CDS encoding photosystem I assembly protein Ycf3, whose protein sequence is MPRTQKNDNFVDKSFTVMADIILKILPTNKKAKEAFVYYRDGMSAQAEGEYAEALEYYEEALTLEEDSNDRGYILYNMGLIYASNGDHDKALELYHQAIELNPRLPQALNNIAVIFHYQGEKAKEAGDHDGGEALFDQAADYWIRAIRMAPNNYIEAQNWLKTTGRSQIDVFF